The following proteins come from a genomic window of Venturia canescens isolate UGA chromosome 4, ASM1945775v1, whole genome shotgun sequence:
- the LOC122410124 gene encoding NPC intracellular cholesterol transporter 2, protein MIASRAFLLAVFCIASTAATHFSPCAEGKEPVALRVEGCEDEPCNFYRGESVKAQWDFSVVKNTANLKPQVMVTAAGFTLPYELPEQNACKSLVNGYCPLDEGEVVTYGLEMPVQQAYPKLGLLLQFSLVDDSGNVHVCFKLSAQVVDR, encoded by the exons ATGATTGCTAGCAGAG CATTCCTCTTGGCAGTTTTCTGCATTGCCTCGACCGCGGCAACTCATTTCTCACCTTGCGCGGAAGGCAAAGAACCAGTGGCACTCAGAGTCGAGGGATGTGAGGACGAACCTTGCAACTTTTATCGCGGTGAATCGGTCAAGGCCCAATGGGACTTTTCAGTCG TGAAAAACACTGCGAATTTGAAGCCTCAAGTGATGGTGACCGCTGCTGGTTTCACGCTCCCGTACGAGCTGCCGGAACAAAACGCATGCAAATCTCTCGTGAACGGTTATTGCCCGCTGGACGAGGGTGAAGTTGTGACTTACGGACTCGAGATGCCCGTTCAGCAGGCCTATCCGAAGCTCGGACTCCTTCTTCAATTCTCTCTCGTCGACGATTCTGGCAACGTCCACGTGTGTTTCAAGCTCAGTGCTCAAGTCGTCGACAGATAA
- the sro gene encoding 17-beta-hydroxysteroid dehydrogenase type 2, translated as MTRWYKAQREEPKERQVVLVTGCDTGLGFSLALYLSTMGFRVVASVHKSDSAGAIELSKIPQIFVHQLDLTISESVQKFGAAVRNYLQQNQYNLRGFVNNAGVMIFGEFEWQSEEQTRHQIEVNLVGTMRVTREFMPTMRKHRTRLIIVTSHCAGEPLPGVATYGATKAALSAWATALRVELKKYHIDVVNFVPGSFIRESNLLSQQASHFEKMYSAMDQETRAFYGDYFTRYANYLSAIAPNDLPRRLMDRSIYNAFEGAILDREPKALYRAEPKRYMFYRIMFKISPTKLRDYLVVKFINLPEWKAKIE; from the exons ATGACACGTTGGTACAAAGCACAACGAGAGGAGCCAAAAGAGAGACAAGTTGTTTTGGTGACCGGATGCGATACCGGTCTCGGTTTCAGTCTCGCCCTTTATTTGAGTACGATGGGATTTCGAGTGGTTGCCTCCGTTCACAAGTCCGATAGCGCTGGCGCGATCGAATTATCCAAAATTCCTCAAATATTCGTACACCAATTGGACTTGACGATCAGCGAGAGTGTCCAAAAGTTTGGCGCAGCGGTTCGAAATTATCTTCAACAGAATCAATACA ATTTACGTGGTTTCGTCAACAACGCCGGAGTCATGATATTCGGTGAATTCGAGTGGCAATCGGAGGAGCAAACGAGGCATCAGATCGAGGTTAATCTCGTGGGGACGATGAGAGTTACCCGAGAGTTTATGCCGACTATGAGAAAACATCGGACGCGATTGATCATCGTGACGAGTCATTGCGCCGGTGAACCTTTGCCCGGCGTTGCTACTTACGGGGCGACTAAAGCGGCCCTCAGCGCATGGGCGACCGCTCTGAGGGTCGAGCTCAAGAAATACCACATCGACGTCGTCAACTTCGTGCCTG GTTCGTTCATCCGCGAGAGCAATTTGCTGTCCCAGCAAGCGAGCCACTTCGAAAAGATGTACTCGGCGATGGACCAGGAAACTCGAGCTTTTTATGGGGACTATTTCACAAGATATGCCAATTATCTTTCCGCTATCGCGCCGAACGACTTGCCACGAAGACTGATGGACCGGTCGATCTACAACGCATTCGAGGGAGCGATACTCGATCGCGAGCCCAAAGCTCTCTACAG GGCCGAGCCGAAGCGATACATGTTTTATCGCATAATGTTCAAGATCTCCCCGACAAAATTGCGCGATTATTTGGTTGTGAAATTCATCAACTTGCCCGAGTGGAAGGCCAAAATTGAGTGA